One part of the Granulicella arctica genome encodes these proteins:
- a CDS encoding aminotransferase class I/II-fold pyridoxal phosphate-dependent enzyme, with protein MNIPLSEPDITEPEIEEVVSVLRSSRLSLGPKMEEFEASVSGYVGIPFGIAVSSGTAGLHLCIRALGIGLGDEVIVPSFTFIAAANAIRYEGATPVFVDIDPQSLNLDPARVEEAITARTRAIIVVHTFGVPAEMDALLDIAERHHLRVIEDACEAIGAEYGKHRVGTFGDAAVFAFYPNKQITTGEGGMIVTRDHHLATEIRAMRNQGRHHSDAWHQHSILGWNYRMSEINCALGCAQMRRIDHILSSRENVARTYADALNDVEGVEPPPLHLSGRHISWFVYVIRLAPHFGREERDTIARKLIDQGIGCGRYFAPIHMQPAYDNLPVAHSLPVTEAVSSRTLALPFFNRLDKERILHIVKTFKEIINSLKI; from the coding sequence GTGAACATACCGCTCTCTGAACCGGATATCACTGAACCGGAGATTGAAGAAGTCGTCTCTGTGCTTCGCAGCTCCCGGTTGAGCCTTGGCCCAAAGATGGAGGAATTTGAGGCATCCGTAAGCGGTTATGTGGGCATCCCCTTCGGCATTGCGGTCAGTTCCGGCACAGCCGGCCTGCATCTATGCATTCGAGCACTTGGCATTGGCCTCGGCGATGAGGTGATTGTTCCTTCCTTCACCTTCATCGCAGCTGCAAACGCCATTCGCTATGAAGGTGCGACGCCGGTCTTTGTAGATATCGACCCTCAGTCTCTGAACCTCGATCCTGCGCGCGTGGAAGAGGCCATCACCGCTCGCACCCGCGCTATCATCGTTGTTCATACCTTCGGGGTTCCGGCGGAGATGGATGCCCTTCTCGATATCGCCGAGCGACATCACTTAAGAGTTATCGAAGATGCGTGTGAGGCTATCGGCGCAGAGTACGGAAAGCATCGCGTGGGTACGTTCGGCGATGCTGCCGTATTTGCGTTCTATCCGAACAAGCAGATTACAACCGGCGAAGGCGGAATGATCGTAACACGCGACCATCATCTTGCCACTGAGATCCGTGCAATGCGCAACCAAGGACGACACCATTCCGATGCATGGCATCAGCATTCCATCCTTGGTTGGAACTATCGAATGTCAGAGATCAACTGCGCACTGGGGTGTGCACAGATGCGGCGCATCGACCACATTCTATCGAGCCGAGAGAACGTCGCTCGCACATATGCAGACGCACTGAACGATGTCGAAGGTGTAGAGCCGCCGCCCCTACACCTTTCGGGGCGGCATATAAGCTGGTTTGTCTATGTCATTCGGTTGGCACCGCATTTCGGCCGAGAAGAAAGAGATACGATCGCGCGGAAGTTGATCGATCAAGGTATCGGTTGTGGACGATACTTCGCTCCCATCCACATGCAGCCTGCCTACGACAATCTTCCCGTTGCACATTCTCTTCCGGTCACAGAAGCGGTCAGTTCTCGCACTCTTGCTCTTCCATTCTTCAATCGCTTAGACAAAGAACGCATCTTACATATTGTCAAAACCTTTAAAGAAATAATCAACTCGCTAAAGATTTAG
- a CDS encoding SaoD/DsrE family protein: MKVAYILATNLASTTKLASMILPQLEQNKHGADVVGIFFFDDNLFCLRTGDPIGERLAAVAKAQNILLMVCDQCAVRRNLAEGTFDQCGSGQVKPQGLVEGVAAGCFPQLYSALAGSPPDYVITL; this comes from the coding sequence ATGAAAGTTGCCTACATCCTCGCCACTAATTTAGCGAGTACCACCAAGCTTGCAAGCATGATTCTGCCACAATTGGAACAAAACAAGCACGGTGCCGATGTTGTTGGGATTTTTTTCTTTGACGACAATCTCTTCTGCCTTCGTACTGGAGATCCAATCGGTGAACGACTGGCCGCTGTTGCCAAAGCACAGAATATTTTACTGATGGTATGCGATCAATGTGCGGTTAGGAGAAACCTTGCCGAAGGCACATTTGACCAATGCGGGAGTGGGCAGGTAAAACCACAAGGACTGGTCGAAGGTGTCGCCGCGGGATGCTTCCCTCAGCTCTATAGCGCACTAGCTGGCAGTCCACCTGATTACGTCATTACCTTGTAA
- a CDS encoding sugar phosphate isomerase/epimerase family protein — translation MVPLLRSSRISRRRFLQGATAATVGVASQGLRALSATDKIGIQLYTVGEDLQRDVPGTLRKLRSIGYTQVETAGFAGLTAKEFRTHLDDAGLTCRSMHLPLGDHPLDPLFEDAQTMGAHFAVSSVLFSLKTSPDKLSIDDYRAMAERANDLGSKAKQAGLRYAYHNHNVEFRVLDGGGIGYDILLKQTDPALVDFEMDCGWVVAAGHSPVSYFHDYPHRYKMLHIKDFVAGSRVSTSLAKGERPQGTELGRGHIDYKPILDAAAKAGIYDYYIEQEPPFPDMKPLEAAKIDYDYLNGLK, via the coding sequence ATGGTTCCTTTACTTCGATCATCCCGAATCTCTCGGCGTCGGTTCCTACAGGGAGCCACTGCGGCTACTGTTGGAGTCGCTTCACAGGGGCTGCGGGCTTTATCCGCAACGGACAAGATAGGTATTCAGCTTTACACCGTCGGAGAAGATCTCCAGAGGGACGTACCGGGAACACTGCGAAAACTTCGCTCGATCGGGTATACCCAGGTGGAGACGGCTGGCTTCGCAGGCCTGACAGCAAAGGAGTTTCGTACACATCTCGACGATGCGGGATTGACATGCCGCAGTATGCATCTGCCGCTCGGCGACCATCCGCTCGATCCACTCTTTGAAGATGCCCAAACGATGGGGGCTCACTTTGCGGTCAGCTCCGTACTGTTTTCGCTGAAGACATCGCCAGACAAGCTCAGTATCGATGACTATCGAGCAATGGCGGAACGAGCAAATGATTTGGGCTCGAAGGCGAAGCAAGCAGGTCTACGGTATGCCTATCACAACCATAACGTTGAGTTTCGTGTTTTGGATGGAGGCGGGATCGGCTACGATATTCTGCTGAAACAGACAGATCCTGCACTAGTGGACTTTGAGATGGACTGCGGTTGGGTGGTAGCAGCTGGGCACAGTCCAGTCAGCTACTTTCATGACTATCCGCATCGCTACAAGATGCTGCACATCAAGGATTTTGTAGCGGGTAGCCGAGTAAGTACATCACTTGCAAAGGGTGAGAGGCCTCAAGGGACGGAGCTAGGACGTGGTCATATCGACTACAAGCCGATTCTCGATGCTGCCGCGAAGGCGGGTATCTACGACTATTATATAGAGCAGGAACCGCCCTTCCCGGATATGAAGCCTCTTGAGGCAGCAAAGATCGACTATGACTATCTGAACGGTCTCAAGTAA